DNA sequence from the Callospermophilus lateralis isolate mCalLat2 chromosome 2, mCalLat2.hap1, whole genome shotgun sequence genome:
TCCTGGCCTGGAAGTAATTTTAGAACATGAGAAGGctaggcacatgcttataatcccagtgactcaggatcacaaattgaaagccagcctgagtaatttcatgagacctcatataaaagggggggggggaagaaagTTGGGGgaatggcttagtggtagagtacccttgggctcaatccctggcaccacagagGGGGGACAATCCTCCAATCACATGGTAGAATGAAAGGTGAAGAGGGGAGAAGATGTTTGTACATTCTGAGCCACCTTGGTCATAAAGTGACaatgggggctgaggttgtggctcagtggtagagtgctcgccacatgtgaggccctgggttcaatcctcagcaccacatataagtaaagatattgtgtccaactacaactaaagaaattttttaaaaaaataaagtgacaaTCAGGTGTCACTAATCATTTCCTCTTAGTGGCAATAAACAGATCAGCTTCCATGTCCTAAACAGTcatctcctccttttttttttttggggggggggttaccagggattgaactcaagggcactaagccactccccagccctattttgaattttatttagagacgagtctcactgagttgcataggaccttgcggttgctgaggctggctttgaacttgctatcctcctgtctcagcctcccaagccactgggattacaggcatatgctaccACGCCCACCTTTAatatttagttgtaggtagacacaatccctttatttttatgtggtgctgaagatcaaacccagtgcctcatctgagctaggcgagcattctaccactgagccacaactctagccccagcaccttacttttgctgagattagctttgaactcactgtcctccagcctcagcctcccaaactgctgggattacaagcatgtaccactgtgcccagctggccTTATGTTTTGGTGGCACACCCCCATATGCCAGCAAAAACCAAAGTGGTCATGACACATTTTTCTACCAATCCCTGTTGGTGGCccatttgttgtattttttttttttttttttttggtaccatagactgaacccaagggcactttgccattgagttacatctctagcccattttatttttcattttgagacagggtattagTTGCTTacagtctcattaaattgctaagGTGGACCTTGAATttaggattctcctgcctcaagcctcccaagtcactgggattacaggtgtgagccacaccCAGTTGCTGCAAATTTAGAGTTTGTGTAAAGAGATTTCATGTGCCTGGTgcagtggtgaatgcctgtaatcccaacatcttgggagactgaggctagaggattgcaagttcaaagctgacctcagcaaaagcgaggcactaaaaaactgagaccctgtctctaaacaaaatacaacatagggctggggatgtggctcactggttgagtTCCTCTGAGTTTGATCCCCCCCTGACCCCCGAGTTTTAGAACATGTATGGGTCAGCTAAATCTTAAATGAAACAGATCTGAAGGCCTAACTCAGCAGGAGAGACTAGTCAACAGAGCCCAGTTTGACACCAATTTGCATGTGGCTTCATCTTTAGGTTTCCCCAAGGAGGCAGTTATTTTCACCTGACCAATTGCTTGGGATCCCAAAAGGAACATGATAGTTTTGGTTTTGGGGGTGAATTCATCAGCTTTACCTGGTTCATGCAGCCTTATAAATTTTTACTGGTATGGGCTGAGTGATGTCCGCAAACCTGACTTCTAAAGTTGCATGGACTCTGTTATGCAGCACACATTCCACCACCTGATGCCAACCACACACTGCACAGGGtaacacttttctttcttttttttttagttgtagatagacacaatgctttttttttttttttttttttttttttgacacggtgctaggatcaaacccagtgcctcacacatgctaggcaagtgctctaccactgagctacagccccagcccaagtagCACGTTTTTAATAGAAACGGGATGGAGAAACTGCCCCCTACTCCTCCAGGAACTCAAGATCCCAGGCTGGGTCAGAGCAGCCTCTAGTTCCAAGGCAATCTACTTTCTAACGTGGGAAGTTCTTGGGATACAGCTGGAAGAGCTTGCCCTCCTGTGTGGGCTCAAAGCCATACTTTTCCAGGTTGTCAGGACTGAAAGTACCTTCTTTAAAGTCCTTTTGGATAGCAGGTGCAACTGTTTCCAGGAAGAGTGCTTTAGCAGTCAGTGGTGTGTCTGTGCCTGCAGGAGCTCGATAGTTCACATAGGGCTTGAGCTTGAAGCCAGTCAAGTCTGGGACAACAAATTCTGGGACCTTTTCCTTTATCTGCACAAACTTCCAGCCTGAGGCACGGATGCCTGTGCCCTTGGCGCCCCGTCCCTTGTTAAAAGTGCGCGGCCCTCGTTTACTGGTCCACTTGCTCATCCTGTCTGCTCCCCGCACCAAGCCTTGAGTCACTGCGGTCAGGAAACCCATGACgttccctgcaggaaacagctttGAAAGGTCAGCACCGAGGATGGCTGAGAAGACCCCGGACCCCGTGGTGGAAAACCTGGACTCAACCCCGAGGGGTAGAGGAACCAAGTCGGATCCTCCTTGAACAGCCATCCCACAACACTCCTGTCCCCGCGGGCGTAGAGGGCCCGGACCCCATACTCGGGGACTGGAGAGGAACCGGAACAAGACCCCGCGGGCGGAAAGGACGCAGTACCCCCTGGAAACGGACGGACCAACCTGAGCTGGCGGCTCTTGAGCTCGGCCTCGCGCTCCCACTCTGCGACAGTTCGGGCAACTAGCCCCCGGCCTGAGCCAAAACAAGTGCTGGGGAACCAGAGCTGCACAACTCGACTGCTATCTCGCCGTACTTCCGACCGACGGCGGACCAAGCGCCCTGCAACAAGAACAGCCCCGATTGGCCGCTGCCGTATCCGACGCGCAGTCGTAGTTTCCCGAGGGGGGCGTAGCTTAAGGGACTTGGCCGATGGGTGGAGAGACCAGAGGCGGGGCTGCGGGAGCTTGGGACCCGGGGAGTCAACAGGCGCGCCCGGAAGTGGGGGTCCAGGCCCACCCCTGTGGTGGGTAGGGCGCGCGCAGGCAGTTCGCAGCTAGCCGCCTGTGGCGCGGGGCCCGGCGCCTACAACCACCCGCGCGGCTCCGAGGTGGCCCCTGATGACCCTTCGTTTTCCTCGGGACCCCGAGGTAGTCCCTGAGGACTCTACGTTGTCCTGAACGGGCCCGAGGTGTCCTGGGCACATGTACACTACTGTTAAGGAGGGGCTGTTCCTCGGGAATCGTCGGAGGGTCGGGGAACGCTGGCCCTTCCGTCCCTCGGCGGCCGCGGCTCGGACCTGTAGCAGAGGGGCGGTCCAGTGACGGGCCGCCTGAGCCTCTCCCCCCTGACCGAGGGAGTCAGGCCCTCTTGGTCCCCAGGTTCATCACTTCGGGGCCCGGAAAACCCATCCTGTTACTCCAGCTCCGCTTCCCCGTCGCCTCCCCCCCTACTCTGACGGCCCCGAGGTGTCCTGGTCGTTTGCTCCTCTTGATGCATCCCCCGCGCGGGATGACCCCTTCACGGACACTGCCCTTCCGGGTCACGTCCCCTCCAGGACTACTGCCTTTTACGGCGGTTGCATCCCCAAGccatgaccccccccccccccccgctgtcCTTTCCGGCCACACCCCTTCCCAGCAGTTGCTTGACCCGTCTGGTGCCCTCCCGGCCGCGCCCCTCCCCCGCTGGATCATCCTAGTTCCTCCAGAGCCACACTTATCCCAGCCATACCCTGTGCCCCACACATTCACCCCTCCTTGAACAGCCACCCCATAATACCCCTGTCCCCAGCCAGTGTTGAGCCTACCCCACACGGCCTCTCCAGACCCTGGCTGTGCTGTCCAGACTCTTCCGCTGAGCGCTAGGAGTAGAGCCAGTGGCTTGGCTGCTGTTGTGAGTTCCCCTTGGGCCACGTGAGGGCTGTTTACCGGAGAAGGAAGTCGCAGTGAGACAGCAGATGCTTCTGACAAACAGCTTCTTTTCAGGAGAACAAAGGTGCAGAGGTGTTTCCTTCCAGTGAGAATGTGATTTGATTCTGAAAGTAGTGGGGAAGGCGCCAGTAGAGTGTTTCCTCAACCTGTCTCCTCACCCTTTGCTCTGCTTACAGTCATGCGGGAAGAGGACGATGTCTGCTCAGAGGTGGGTATACCAGGTATCTGGTGAGAGTCCTTTCCTTAGAACCCCCACTCAGGGGGGGGGTTCTCCACCTAGAGAAGGGTTCTCTGCCTCCCTCCTCTGCCTCGACTTCCTGAAGCCTGAGGACTGTGACTGGGGTCAGTTGCCTTGCCAGAGCTCACACGGGTTGCTAGATAGCCAGGCTTTCACAGTATGGACAGTTGCATGTGGCTGTTGGATGACATTTGAGACCATCTTTTCATTCCTTCAGGTCCTGTTTCGCTTGAGACTTTGCCTGCTTGCTTTGCTTAGGGTCTTTTTTCAGTCCAGCACTACAGCCATATCCCAAAGGCTTTTTTGTTCCTGAGCCAGAAAAGTAAATGCATTAAACAGCAGAAAGCTAGAGACACTCCATCATTGCAGGCAATATAAGTAGGTAGACCTTTGCTTGGATAATCTGACTGCCCCAGACTTCAGAGGGGCACACTCAGATCAGTGGAGGGAGTGGTGGGGTGCCATTATGCTCCCCAGCCAATAAGCTCCTGAGAGCTGAGTGGGGACAAAGAAGGAGAGACGCTGGGTACCTCAATCCTAAAGCAAGAGGTGCACTGTGCGCACAGTCACA
Encoded proteins:
- the Mrpl41 gene encoding large ribosomal subunit protein mL41 isoform X1; protein product: MGFLTAVTQGLVRGADRMSKWTSKRGPRTFNKGRGAKGTGIRASGWKFVQIKEKVPEFVVPDLTGFKLKPYVNYRAPAGTDTPLTAKALFLETVAPAIQKDFKEGTFSPDNLEKYGFEPTQEGKLFQLYPKNFPR
- the Mrpl41 gene encoding large ribosomal subunit protein mL41 isoform X2, which encodes MHQEEQTTRTPRGRQRRLVRRRSEVRRDSSRVVQLWFPSTCFGSGRGLVARTVAEWEREAELKSRQLRERHGFPDRSDSRLGAGSRQDEQVDQ